From the genome of Gorilla gorilla gorilla isolate KB3781 chromosome 4, NHGRI_mGorGor1-v2.1_pri, whole genome shotgun sequence, one region includes:
- the LOC101145540 gene encoding putative uncharacterized protein LINC02875 has translation MGRPLEGQPLRALDLYPEPAFLRSGKDPKSSPASSPSFAVLGPEVRSTGGQAGSRRRPSAPCSQDRAAAEGAPALLGGSPSSGSPGHPPGSAFGVEAGRRALNVSEHARGGFALGLPFGLSEGAYLFLLLDGAGDPEPTPEAPISRADGRAWFPSESSWQLSQLPAGSTSGSEPRARPGLGPRQLPTGPRDGAAGQGPGRGLTARLGREREIRLRTPASGARRHSHRHRQSRVRSPAQAAEGPRDSGAADTLSGGLEARGGAFSPAARTARQRQLGDLPGCCRPQLVLFCAPAGLGPRVLSAGSEPPASGLLGPSEGGCGWHPQRAGRTALGARGPLDGEDLRAG, from the coding sequence ATGGGACGGCCCCTTGAGGGACAGCCTCTACGAGCCCTGGATTTATACCCCGAGCCTGCCTTCCTCCGCTCTGGGAAGGACCCAAAATCCAGTCCCGCTTCCTCCCCATCCTTTGCTGTCCTTGGCCCCGAGGTGCGGAGCACCGGCGGTCAGGCGGGATCCCGCAGGAGGCCGAGCGCTCCCTGCTCGCAGGACAGGGCGGCAGCGGAGGGAGCCCCCGCCCTGTTGGGAGGAAGCCCGAGCTCCGGGTCTCCTGGGCACCCTCCCGGGAGCGCCTTCGGGGTGGAGGCTGGTCGCCGGGCGCTGAATGTGTCCGAGCACGCCCGGGGCGGTTTTGCACTTGGACTTCCTTTTGGGCTCTCCGAAGGCGCATATCTGTTCCTCCTATTGGATGGGGCCGGGGACCCCGAACCCACTCCGGAAGCACCGATTTCCAGAGCTGACGGCCGCGCCTGGTTTCCCAGCGAGTCCTCTTGGCAGCTCTCGCAGCTCCCCGCCGGGAGCACGAGTGGGAGCGAACCCAGAGCCCGCCCAGGCCTCGGGCCTCGGCAACTCCCCACAGGTCCACGAGATGGCGCTGCAGGCCAGGGCCCGGGCCGCGGCCTCACAGCCCGCCTCGGGCGAGAGAGGGAGATAAGACTGCGGACCCCGGCAAGCGGGGCACGGAGGCACAGCCACCGACACAGGCAGAGCCGGGTCCGGAGCCCGGCACAGGCCGCCGAGGGACCGAGGGACTCCGGGGCTGCGGACACACTGAGCGGAGGGCTTGAGGCTCGGGGTGGGGCCTTCTCCCCTGCTGCCAGAACCGCCCGGCAGCGCCAGCTCGGCGACCTTCCAGGCTGCTGCAGACCCCAGCTTGTCCTCTTCTGCGCGCCCGCGGGGCTGGGACCTCGCGTTCTCTCTGCGGGAAGTGAGCCGCCGGCCTCCGGCCTCCTGGGCCCCTCCGAAGGGGGCTGTGGCTGGCATCCGCAGCGCGCGGGGCGCACGGCCCTAGGAGCGCGGGGCCCACTCGACGGTGAGGACTTACGGG